tatacgcGTATCAATAGACGATAGACAGATACATCCAGATACCCCGGATTCCATAGAAATTACTTACATAAAAACTCAGATTCCTAAATAAATTTCCCACAAAGAAATCCAAGTTCCTGTGTAGGAATCCAAATACCCACAGTTTCCTACATggattcttaaataaattcatatactACCAGAATTCTTATGAATTCttactaaatttatactttccgatacacggagaaaaaaatatagttaatttcactaaaaaatgtgagattacttattaaatttggatagtaatcttgaaacgcttatgatttatatgaaaaattaataaacagataagcatattttacaagtcgtttagtaatttcttAAATAGTGGTTATGGAAAATCTCCGATattgcatattaatttttagctatatttggtaaattttactacccgtttagtaaattttactgtactagaatggaaaaaaataaaataaaatttttattagcttttaactttttatgcTTATTGCtatcatgattattattattatttatgcaaTCTGTATTGGTGGTggtgtcgatttttgttttttaaataatcacttgtttcaaccgagattcgaacccggATCTCCCGCACGTGAGTCCTTTCCTATGTCTGACGGCCCGATATCTCCTTTGGACAAAAGTTTCAAAACTTgcaatacatatttgtatatgctatccccaccaacttttaattttatctatacatagtAGAATTCACTAcacagataataaaaaaacataattgtgttaacaaaaaatacattgcgtatagtaatttttaatattttctgtagtgacaaatcctatattgtattagaaaatttacttttttaaatttgcattcATTAATAGTACttagagtaaaatttactatacaaatagtaaaaaatataatcgtcttagcaaaaaatacattactcatagtaattttgaatatcttattatgtaattattactaactagtaaatttGACTAAacatttagtaataattacaatatagatataattttcatatctgttagtaaattttactatagtattgtaatttttactatacttttttctctgtgtatGGATTCCTCTGAGTTCTCATGCAATCCCTTACGGATTCTTTTGATAGGGTAAAATACCTAAATCAACCATTTTCTTTCAAaacgtatatttttttctctatgtATTGTActaatgttaattttagtaattacaaaatttggtAAAAGCTGTGCTTAAAGTTTCTcgagaatcaaaattttttcaagattaGAGTTATAAATACCAgaaatagttttaattattttttattatgaattaatcacaaaaatcatttaaaataaaaaaaataaagtttttttttttttttcaattttagtgGTTTTTTTGATAATGAATCAAGACATTATTGCGATTTATTATCAAACgctaaaaatgaatatgtaaGTAATAGAGAACATCATTGTACTTTTGAATGTGATAAAaaacacaaaataatattaaatttcaattgtgTGTATTTTTAAAGGATTCCGAAAGCTTAAAGACTGATATCGAAAATTACGAAAGACAAATcgcattattaaataatgactacaaaaaaatccaaacTGATATGGATAAactaacacaaaaatttggaTTAATCGAATTGGGAACAAATGAAAAAGCTGAACAAGTTAATAAGATTAAATCAACCATAAACTTCTTAGAAAACTATGAATCAGTTATATTATCTGCTGTAAAATCATATAAGAACAAAATCCGTGACctatctaaaaaaattgaacaaaaagaACGTGATATTCTATCAGCagcagataaaaaaatactttagtaCCATTAATTATAGTACTGCAATTAAGTatcattgatttaatttataattatttatataattttgaataattaattatgatacgAAAACATTACATggctcaaataatttttcttcctcatttgatagtaaataaatatcaatcatTTAATATCATACCTTGTTAGACGTTCTTTCCTgatgtaatattaaaaaaaattcctattacattatttctatcaattaataaataagcatacaaaattatttaagatcataaatttttttatttacaattattcctTACTGACGAAAATCCTCAATGGCTATTTAAGATACTTACAGAAATGcacttttttcaatttttttgataaagatATCTCTACCTGCCCTATCCAAAAATTTCCATGGATTCCAATCAAATCGAAAACAGTGtaaagttttggggctggtccgcagggtcaactgatagactgattttttttatgcaaggATCTTGCAAATAACACTATAAGAGGACTCAATAGGGGCTTAATAGTCCATTCCGACTAGAAATGCCTTTGCGGAATTCCGAAAATCCAATTCGAGAAGGCTTTCTGAAATACGACAAGCCTAATTCGAATCTTGTTTCATCCTCACGAGAAGAACTGAAGTACGGCGAGCCTAATTCAAACCTTGTTTTGTCTTCATGaggaaaattaaaacaaaacatGTCAAAACAAATCCAAACTTGGTTTTTTGGTTGTTATTAGGAAAATATGTGACAAGCCTAAATTGGGCGTATCCTTGGAATTCCTTATCGATACCtgatactattttatttagcaTAACTTAACTTAGGAACCACGATCGGTTGTGTAGTGTAGTACTTAAAGCATAGGTCGTTCATGCCTAAGTTACTGGGTTTGAATCCCACTAAAACGCTCATGGCTgtttctttcaataattttcaattttcaccgttaaaaattagtaattcgAACAATTGAAATTTCTTTGTATACTTTTATCTAACTTAAATCTTAGCTCTTAGACCTCTATGTTTACCCTAACACGTGTTTGAGCAAGATTTTGGAGTAATATCTTGAGCAAAAGACCCCTATCTGCTAGTGTCTTTCTACGTTTGTGTCTTTCGCAAGATCGTGTATCAAGAAACCTTTGTCAAGATTTGTGTATATCTTGTTCATTGTATCGTACATaagaatattaaagatatcttGAAGACGTGCAATGAAACAGTGTCTGACGCATTTCTTGCATCAGTAACTTACAGTACGTACTTacgcatggcttgctcaagatctaCTCAAGGCTCAAGGTCAATTTTCagccttgagcagatcttgagcaagccatgcgcaactattttcaactatacccagatagcaaaatgacgtcttgatgagttttaaatgagttcctatttatgatttggacgtctcatcaacatcttaaagaagtctttaagaagttctcaagatgtcgaatgagccACCTAGCGAACTCAATAAGAagtctttaaaaagagttctTTTTCCTGACTTCGTAAATAAGacttcattattaatttatcatgaggtctttaaggagctcctaattttgacttcataaagaagttaaaaaaagaatacattttGACGTCAAAAAACCAacgtcttatttatggagtcttcaaaaactcttaattaagagttcttaaaaatgacacttTTAAGAATTCATTATAAAACTTCTTGATGACTTCTTCAAAAAGACGTCGTGAAGCAGTCATTGCGACTTGAATGCTGTCTGGATAGTCTTCCTCTagaattgaattataatctGGCATGAATTTCTTGTGTAAGGCTTGCACTAGGCTTGCAATTCAAATCTGGTTACAAGTATCTGCAGCAAGACACACGTAGAAAAAAACACTAGCACTTATCGATTTTGAGAGCAGACTTGctcaagaattgaaaaaaactgtTATATGGGTAAACAGCGTTATTTTAggattaaaatattacaagaGCTGAAatcactttaaattaaaaatgccaGAGATAGCTGTCACGGCcgctacattcaaaaattttatttttttttaagacctTTTATACATTaacctttatatatattacgcCGACTTATTGACGCCAGCAATCGTACCGGACAAACAtacctacctgagcgttgtcaacgctttacaattaaatcgaattgtactaatggaccacgtGTATTATAGATTTCtcttttcttgaaatttcatcatttttacttaacgtatttttaagatttatacatccgttcccatttaagAATCTAAGCATAAGCGCTGTAAtcttttctttgatttttcattttaaaactatagaccacccaactcatgtgcacctgcatgtgattcttgaaaattagagaaagctaatggaaacgtccaaatttatggtttccagTACGAGCGTTGCTTGGCGACAGAATGACGCCAGAGTCATCGGCCTACTTCATAGTCAAATATATGTCCCcgggatcacacgtgtgcatgggcctagaactttcgggcgagtccgagtcTTTTCGTATGGGAAACAAGTTACCGCCACTTTTTATATGTGAAGaccatataaaaagaccatagactttagctcatcagttcttttggaaatcaaactctgaaccttactgaactccggacacttgacggtgttcgtggctagagaATTGATATctcgattgagcattcggttaACGGTAGCTGGGCGTACGAACCGgaccttgatcgtcgtaagcactcgaATGATCGGTATATCATTTTCTTCTAGTTTCAGGAGAATAATTGACGTGATATTAAACTCACCATTCGGTCAACGGTAGCTGAGCATACGAACCGgaccttgatcgtcgtaagtCGTGAATTAATATCAATCGGAAGCACCGGTAGCAATGATTATCGTCACCTTATTTCaatccatttaatttaatgttatttttatattgaattatacCACGAGGAACGTgaagaatcaaagaatattttatcgCAATAAAtgcgaaaattttgaagaatattttaccgcgaaaagcgaagaattcgaatattttgaaactatttttaccgtgaaaatacgcgaagattttataaccaaattccctcgcggttttggaaATACCGAAATAATACCGGAATTATACGGTATAAATACTgcataaatatggtattactcgagttattttagccagtttttttgccgcattattaccaaaaatttacgaaataaattcctaatatttacggtaataaaacagaaaaaatacggtattttcacaaaattaaaacagtaattatacagcatatttatagtatattttcggcatttttgCAGCATCAAACCGTTCtacccataaaaaaatttatatataattatataaaattttattcagttatatctaattttatataattatatagaaccttataaagttatatattaaataactgtcatgaaaaaaaaaaaaaataaaaatacccgTTAACTCATGGACTCGATCCCGAGACCTATTTGTTCAAAGTTTGATCTGGTAGCCATTATGCCAAATCACTTACTTGAAATATGTTACTAATTGTATTCAGATGGATACAAACaaacttaagaaaattgaaaacatcaattttcacagatagttattttcacttacatgtttttgtttgagtaagaattgtgtgaaccaataaaataaaataaaaaatattacattttgcaaattttcgatgattttaaatgcagaagcgaacaaaaaataaaaccatatttttttacaattttctattttatcagcgtaaatctggcgaaattgcaggatactgacggtattattatcacaaaaacaacgattttattattactaaattatcgtattatagtttttatacagcattttattggtaaaagttcggcatttttacagtttttttacagcatttttttggtaaGAGTTCGGtattgttatagtttttttacagcattttttcgctaaaagttcggcatttttatagtaatattactgTAGTAATCTGGTAACTCTACAGCATAAGTGCAGTAAGTATAGGGCATAACTGCAGgaaaaaactggccaaaataaccattttaataccaaattattacggtaaatttacggcatgTGCATAAATCCCAAAAATTTACGGCATTTTTACGGCATTCGCAAAACTGCGAgggtttatattttattttatcgcgAAGACGCAAAGAATTTGAATAcgttagaattattttaccgcgagaaGCCCGAAgactttatatttcattttaacctACAAAGATTTAGAAAcgaataaacatttaatttgatGCAACAAAgcatactaaataaataaataaatagataaattagaatcatattaattaaccGCGACAACGCGTTGTGAATTAAGTGTCCTGTGTTACTGCTGACAGTCCTGACACCTCACCTAAACCTGTTTAGGGTCAGTTTTTAaacattgtaaccattgtttggtatttttattttcatatattttgaaatatttgtaaaccatatgcatgaaatacttacttttatatttactattctaaataTTGACATTTGTAACCCTtctgtattttgagaatatttttcccttaataaataaatattcgttaacataaaacatttgaaaagcattatttatcaaacaattttactttaacaatgagatactagcttcacgaggctttttGGCAACCCACCgtcctttatcccttatttttctacctgtctagcagctcagaccgatagttcacagtagggggtacacaatcttacgtttatcGCTTGACGTTTGATTGTGGAATTAGATCAGTCAAATCATTAATTAGAAATCGctttgggttttatcaatattgtcttcaacaatattgtgtgggcgcgatttaaatataaaatagaataaattgagCATTTGGTTAACGGTAGCCGGGCATACGAACTGGACCCTGATCAATATAAGTACCCTTTTATTCACTacattttatacgaatatcgtacctacgcccatcacgatctccaatcgtgacaTAGCAAATAGAGTACTTTCGGTTGAAAACATTTTATGGTcttattgaataatattattttctgtagTTTTTAGTAAGCAtgcagaaataataaattgcttCTTAATATGCAAAATATTGTTACTGAACATTACTGtttagaatttttgatttgatatTAGCAATTACTGACAATTAAATCTAttcaaactaattaatttaaaactttttccattattaaagatattagtgaagatcctagagatgGTGGTTGGTCGGAATGGGGTCCATGGATTTGTAGTGCAAGTTGTAACGGAGGAGTGGGTAAGAGAAAACGTGTTTGCAATAATCCTGAACCTAATATCAAGGGTGAACCATGCATGGGTCCAAGTGAAATGACAGGAAGATGTAATACGAATCTTTGCGGTGATATAACTCGAGATACGATTACTTTAGTAAAtcgaagaaaaaaagaaaatcactTAAGTCTTGTTGTAAAAGAAGGTCAGCCAATAATTATTCCTTGTGATCCTGATATTATCACTAGAGTAATAGAAGAATCTCCTGAATCTAAAATACAGTGGTCACATGATGGAATATTTGTGGATGCAGATAATAATCgaataattttcgataaacATAATATcggtaatatataattaatttttaaatttctaactaGTTCTGATTCTTACTAAAACGGTAATCTCAAaataccgattttttttcgaacgCGAGTAACTTTATGAAAATCAGACcaaatttaaagattatttttagatatcaCAAAAAGCTATTAGGCGCGCTttccatagtaattttttcatatttacagGGGATAGCCACtgcgaaattaaaaaaaaaaaaattattaaatctaagtttatatattcaaaaatatgtatctagAGTATTGTATgaaaatttagaatatttttcgaattatagttatttttatgacaGCGCGTCAACTGACCATTGCATTAactaaaaactttaaacgcttttttctcgaaactactttttttgaactggTGGCATCTGTAATTTGCATAAATATGAACCGATtcgcaactttttttttcgtattcgTCGATTCAGTAAGTAAAGTTGCACGTAGGggatttagaaatttttgatttttaagattttttagaGTTGCttgaatccaaaaaaaaaaaaaatgag
This genomic window from Microplitis demolitor isolate Queensland-Clemson2020A chromosome 6, iyMicDemo2.1a, whole genome shotgun sequence contains:
- the LOC103569046 gene encoding serine/threonine-protein kinase MRCK alpha is translated as MENSNSRDNVQALMLQDQNLTEKIEKVKNNLKILRNEQILLSSSNWKMEIDVMNLQLENKHLEDEVNRKNQSFINMNKNCKQCKDRNKKELQDFRGFFDNESRHYCDLLSNAKNEYDSESLKTDIENYERQIALLNNDYKKIQTDMDKLTQKFGLIELGTNEKAEQVNKIKSTINFLENYESVILSAVKSYKNKIRDLSKKIEQKERDILSAADKKIL